The Leucothrix mucor DSM 2157 DNA window AGGTGCCAATACAGTTTCTTATTAGTAGGCACTCAAGCACGGTGACTAGCCACTGCGGTGAAGTGTGAGAACAACTCAGGGATATCATATTTGGTCCACAACTTCTCGTGAAAGTAGAACACCACGGTATTAACCGCTGGCTCGACCAAAGCAACCGCAC harbors:
- a CDS encoding DUF2061 domain-containing protein — its product is MLKTITFAVVHFATAFTVAYLITGSAIVGGAVALVEPAVNTVVFYFHEKLWTKYDIPELFSHFTAVASHRA